Proteins encoded in a region of the Populus alba chromosome 13, ASM523922v2, whole genome shotgun sequence genome:
- the LOC118053535 gene encoding THO complex subunit 7A, whose protein sequence is MLKGRKISGRGETVAANYAFGPLEDDVIIKHRLLTRTTTTRGEPPLKKLQKKFASFVSEIEKDEDNYNDCVKLSKAFLQELSTFEIPLLKSKAVIDSNVREKENFNELKDDINRQILQAQADIEDLKKQLEESKIERQHKEECEAIRKLIAKQPPRSLMQKVITDLEKEIAALEAENTASSRLLELRKKQFVLLLHVVDELQNTIEEDEKNLIEEMRVATEEQKNGMEDASGVSEAMAVD, encoded by the exons ATGTTGAAAGGAAGAAAGATTTCTGGAAGAGGGGAAACAGTAGCGGCGAACTACGCATTCGGACCGCTCGAAGATGATGtaattataaaacataggcTACTCACCCGCACTACCACTACAAGGGGTGAACCCCCGCTGAAGAAACTTCAGAAGAAGTTTGCTTCGTTTGTTTCCGAGATCGAGAAGGATGAGGATAATTACAATGACTGTGTCAAACTTTCTAAAGCTTTTTTACAGGAGTTGTCTACTTTCGAGATTCCATTACTCAAGAGCAAAGCTGTTATTGATTCTAATGTAAGAGAGAAGGAGAATTTTAATGAGTTGAAGGACGACATAAATAGGCAGATTTTGCAGGCACAGGCTGATATTGAAGATTTAAAGAAGCAGCTTGAGGAGAGCAAAATTGAAAGGCAGCATAAGGAGGAATGTGAGGCCATAAGGAAATTGATTGCCAAGCAGCCTCCAAGGTCACTTATGCAGAAGGTGATAACGGATTTAGAGAAAGAAATTGCTGCTTTGGAGGCAGAAAATACAGCCAGTTCTAGGTTACTGGAACTTCGAAAGAAACAATTCGTTCTCTTGTTGCATGTG GTGGATGAGTTACAGAACACTATAGAGGAAGATGAGAAGAATTTGATTGAGGAGATGAGAGTGGCAACAGAAGAGCAGAAGAATGGAATGGAGGATGCTAGTGGGGTCTCGGAAGCCATGGCTGTCGATTAG